A stretch of DNA from Pangasianodon hypophthalmus isolate fPanHyp1 chromosome 2, fPanHyp1.pri, whole genome shotgun sequence:
gatattatttatttatttaatccaaCAATTTTTCACTTatccagttatttatttatttatctgattatttacttatttacttatttatttatttacctatttgtttgtttatccaaatatttttatataaatatttattatattatttacatttattatattatttatccagttatatatttatccattttttaaatttatgtttgtatttatttatttatttatttacatatgcattcgttgattaattgattgactTATTTATCTGATAATTTATTTCCATGTTGGTTTGTTTATCCAAATATTTTGATCTGAATattcattatatcattattcatccagttatatatttatttatttatttgtttgtttaattgatttactcatttatcagaatatttattatattattatttatcctgttattgatttatttatttatttatttgattgtttgATTAAGCGACTGACTTATTCATctgataatttatttataatttattcatcTGATAATTTACTCATTATTCATGTATTTACCTGTTAGTTTGTTTATCCAAATATTtttatctgaatatttatttatttatttatttatttatttatttatttatttatatttgcttaattaattgattgatttattaattgattgattgcttGATTGACTTTATTTATCTGATAATTTATTTAcctaattatttattgatttagtgATTTATCTGGCtttatattttggaataaaAGTCCTGAACTGTAAGTCGGTTGAAATGATTTACTGGGGCTGGTGGTGGTGCTGATGGAGTCGATGGAGCTGGTGTGAGTCCACTGGGATAACCGAGACTGAGGCTGGGGCTGAGTGTCCTTCAGAGCGTCCATGCAGCCCACACCCACACTCCCATTCAGtccagctgcacacacacacacacacacacacacacacacacacacacagaaacaataaatacataaatccGTTTTTATACTCAGAAGCCTCACTATGCGTTAAAGAAATGCACTGTGTTTATGGAAGCCTGGAGTGTTTCTTACACAGCGGATACGAGCTGAAGGAGCTGGGAGACGTGTGCGGCTCTTTGGTGTGCAGGTCTGACATGGAGAGGCCTGAAGAAGCCTGGGAGTTTCCTGGGAAGGTGTCCAGGTTTGGCTTGCTGAGGCTGGGGTACGAGTGAGCGGACGAGGcctggtgctgctgctgctgctgctgctgcttcatcAGCAAGGCCTGAGCTAACTGCCTCTGGTGCTGCTGAATCTGCTGCTGCATGTTCGAGATTGTACGTGCAAcctgccagagagagagagagagagagagagggatgagagagagagagagagagagagaggaagatggatgagagagagagagagagagagagagagagagagggagagagagagagatagagaaagagagggatagagagcgagggggatgagagagagagggagagcgagagggatgagagagagagggagagagagagagagggagagagagagagagagagagagagagagagcaagagggatgagagagagagagagagagagagagggatgagagagagagagagagagagatagagaaagagagagagagcgagagggatgagagagagagggagagagagagggatgagagagagagagagagagagatagagaaagagagagagagcgagagggatgagagagagagggagagagagagggatgagagagagagggagagagagagggatgagagagagagggatgagagagagggagagagagagggatgagagagagggatgagagagggatgagagagggatgagagagagggatgagagagagagggatgagagagagggatgagagagagagagggatgagagagagagatgagagagagagagagagagggatgagagtTTAGCTAGGAGAACTGTGTAAACctaaaataaaaactcactATGGTTGGAGCAGAACATTAATGATGTCGTACTGTACCATAACATTGGGTTACAGTGTGGTTGGGATACAATCCTGGGATAAAGAGTTGAGGTGGATTTTGGGATTTAGTATGGTGGGATTAAAAACACTGGGTGGAATGTTGGAATACATAATGGTGCATATAAAACGCTGGGGCAGAATGTTGGGATACGGTAGCGTTGGAATAAAATGTTGTGATAGAGTagagttggaaaaaaaaaatgctggtgcGGAATTTTGGGACatggttaaaataaaatgttgggGGGAATTTTGGGATACAGTTTGGCTTAGATAGGTGGAATGTTGGGATACTATAATGCTGGAATAAAATGTTGATTTGGAATGTTGGGATACATTAGGGTtggaataaaatgtacataaaatggTTGGCAGGAATGCTGGGGTGGAATGCTGGGATACAACAAAGTTGGAATAATATGTTGATTTGGAATGTTGGGATACAGTAGGGTtggaaaaaatgtatatataaaacgtTTGGCTGGAATGTTGGGGTGGAATGTCGGGATACAGTCGGGATAATGCTGGAATAAAATGTTGATTTGGAATGTTTGGATACAGTACTGTCGGAATAAAATGTTGATTTGGAATGTTGGGATAGAGTAGGGTTGGAATTAAACATTGAGGTGGAATAAAATGCTGATTTGGAATGCTGGGATACAGTAGTTTTGGAATAAATCGTTGAGGTGGAATTTTGGGATACAGTAGTGTTTGAATAAAATGTTGATTTGGAATGTTGGGATACAGTagagttgtaaaaaaaaaaatcttgaggCAAAATGTTGGAGCAGAATGTTGGGGTACATTATGGCTGAGATAAAATGTTATGATGGAATTCTGGGATACGGCAGTGGAATTCTGGGATACGGCAGTGTGGTAGAAAATATCTTGGGGTGGAATTTTGAGGCAGAACACTGGGATGCAGTAGGTTTGAGATAGAATGCTGGTGTAGAATTTTTTGGGATACGGTAGTGCTGTAAAAAAATCTTGTGGTGAAACTGTAGGGTGGAATTTTGGGGAGAAATTCTGggattaaatattaatattaataaaatattgaggctgtcaatttttttaatgacacaaATGTGAATTACATAGAAGTGTAATTTGAaaagatggtgtgtgtgtgagtgtgtgtgtgtgtatatgtgtgtgtgtatatgtgtgtgtgtgtttcctcactTGCTGCTCCTGTTGTCTAATGGGACCAGAAACATTTCGCTGAGCTTGCATCATCTGCTGCTGAATCTGCAAACGCTGATatgcctgagagagagagagagagagagagatagagaggggggaaagagagagagtgagagagagagagagagagagaggaggagggagtgagagagatagaggaggGGTGAGACGAGGGGGCAtgatgtgtgagagagagagagagagagagagagagagagagagaggaggagggagtgagagagatagaggaggGGTGAGACGAGGGGGCAtgatgtgtgagagagagagagagatagagagagagagacagagaggaggagggagtgagagagatagagaaggggTGAGACGGGGGGGcatgatgtgagagagagagagacagagacagaagagaagggagagagggagagggagaggggagagagagagagagagagacagtagagaaggaagagagagggagagagagagagagagagagagagagagaggagaaagggcacgatgagagagagagagacagagacagaagagaagggagagagggagagagagagcgagatagaGGAGAAAGTGAGATGGGGGGCAAGatgagagagaagcagagagacagaagaggaggaggaagagagggagagagagacaaagacagagaggaggaggaggagagagagagagagatagaggaggGGGTGAGACAAGAGGGGAGGGCAaaacgagaaagagagagagagagagagaggcagaagagAGCGGAGGCGGGgtgagatggaggaagagaaagagacagaaagagagaaaaaccagAAGGTAATGGAGGAATACcattaaaaagagaaaacgCGTCATGGTCTGTACATTTCTAAACACCAGAATTCACAgacagagcaggaaaaaaaaaaaaacggagtATCTGCTGCCTCCCACACACATTTCCACCGTTACGCCATCACTCCTTCTAttactctttttctctcttactcATTTCCTTTATAAATTCCTTCCTCATCCACTTTCTTGATTCCGTCACTGAGTCACTGTTTTCTGCAATCACacccttcttccttccttctcacAACACTGAAATACGGTGTGGCCGGGATCAAATGTTGGGGATAAAAATGATGTTTGAATACAAACTTTAAGCCGGAATGTCGGGCTACGGTAGGCTTGGGATAAAATGCTGGGTTGGAATtctgttatacagtatgtttgggAAAAAATGTTGGTCAGGATTGTTGGAATATAAAATATTGGGCTGAAATGATGGGATACGCTGGAATATTGGGATAAAATGTTGGAACATGCGGGAACGCTGGAATATTGGGATAAAATGTTTGGCTGAAATGTTGGGATATGGTATGGGGCGGAATAAAATATCGGGCTGGAACTTTGGAATACTTTATCACTGGAATATGGTATCATCCGTTCCTAATTCCGTCACTGAGTCACTCTGTCCATCTGTTACACACCCTCATTCCCTCAATCACAAGATTCCTCATTCCATCCTTTTCCTTAGTGTCAGTCATTCCCTCCATCAGTCCCTCCCTCTCCCATTCCCTCTCCCATTCCGTCTCTCACCATCTGCAGCTGTTGGAGTTGGTAAAGCAGGGTCATCTGTTGAGGATTTATCGGTGAGGTTAAAAGTGCAGGATTCAGGCCAATGTTTTTTGCTGCAAACTGCAAGAGCTGTGCTTGAACCTGAACAACAAGAACAGATTACAGTACAGTGAGAATCACGTTCACTTCCACTACAGCCTCGTAAATAACGTCATGGGAAAAAAAGCGGGGGTACATCATGGATGAGGGAAAAATGTTGTGGCGAATCCCTGAGGTCCTGTATTGCTAGAGCGGAATGCTGAGCTAAATTGTGGGAGAGGAACGTTGGGATATTGTATTGTTTGAATAAAATTTTGGAGCATCATGTTTAAGCAGAATATTTTGGGGCGGAATGTTTGGAATAGAATATACAGCCCGGATATTAGGATACAGTACAACTGAGATGAAATGAACATTGGGTCGGAATGTTGGGATACTGTATGGTTCGGTTAATATTTTGGGCCTGAATGTTGGGATATAGGATGCATGGGATAAGATATTGGGCTGTAATCTTGGGATACAGCATGACTGGAATAAAATGCTGGGCCAGGATGATGGGATACAGTATGGTTGGGATAAAGAGATTGGCTGGAATGCTGTGATACAAAATGTTGGGCTGGATTGTTGAAATACAGTTGGGATTTGACAAAATGCTGGGTTTACATGTTGGGATGGAATGCTGGGAAACAGTTCGATCGAGCTGACATACTGGGCCGGAATGTTGGGACACAGTACGGTTGAGCGGAAACATTGGGCCGGAATGTTGGGACACAGTATGGTTGAGCTGAAACATTGGGCCGGAATGCTGGGAAACAGTTCGATCGAGCTGACATACTGGGCCGGAATGTTGGGACACAGTACGGTTGAGCTGAAACATTGGGCCGGAATGTTGGGACACAGTATGGTTGAGCTGAAACATTGGGCCGGAATGCTGGGACACAGTTCGATCGAGCTGACATACTGGGCCGGAATGTTGGGAAACAGTACAGTCGAGCTGACACACTGGGCCGGAATGCTGGGACACAGTTCGGTTGAGCTGAAACACTGGGCTGGAATGTTGGGAAACAGTATGATTGAGCTGAAACACTGGGCCGGAATGACGGGAGACAGTACGGTAGGGATGCAATGCTGGGCTGGAATTTTTGGAGTAAAAACATCTTACACACCTGAGGGGAGAGAAACTGAGGCACTTGAGCACGTAGTGGGGGATGATGGGCGGAGTTTAGTGCTTGAGGGGGCGGAGCCCTGGATTGTGCTGCTCCATTACTGCCAAACATTCCATTCAtctgtgaaagagagaaagatgaaaaaaatacacactctttaatatattttatttatatttataattttcaaCAATTTCCAAGGTGCTTTACATAAAATTACAAACTACAGgtaatagtagtaatactatattaaacaacacacacacacacacacacacacacacacacaaacaattcaacattaaaaaaagcaagaaataaGACAAATtatacaacataaaaaaattaataaaatgcactttAACCAATGAAAAGTTTTCTggaatttttattaatattcgGCTCACTCACCTGTCTGCTGTTCATGTTTTGCATTAGTCCTGGTGAGACTCCGCCCATGCCGTGGCTAGGAAGGCTGCTATTGGTCAGTTTGAGGCCAGGAGAATGAATAAAGGGTGATGTGGGCGTGTCATCCGATAATCCGCCGTCCTTataaacacacagcagaaaACAGGTCAACTCAGGACAtgtttatatctgtgtgtgtgtgtatgtgtgtgtgtgtgtgtgtgtgtgtgtgtgtgtatgtgtgtaggtgtgtgtgtatgtgtgtgtgtgtgtgttaaagctcaGTACCTTGTCCAGGAAGGCGGTTCGGTCCAGTGACGAGTCTTTCGAGAGGTTTGGAGGGCGACACAACAGCGTCCTCATCCCTCGCTTTTCTCCATCGCTCTTTTTCTCCAGCAGAGCGCCTAAACACAGACCGAAAAATGagccaaagtgtgtgtgtgtgtgtgtgtgtgtgtgtgtgtgtgtttgtaaatatgTGTGAGTTTGACACTTACTCATAGCCTGGTCCAGATTCATGTTGTTACTTCTCAGTGCCTCCTCTGCAGGATCccgctgaaacacacacacacacacacacacacacacacacctaatgtAATACACAACTGAATTAAAAAGCCCAATTAACAACCTGGttaaaaagtgattttaaaatggatttaagGAGAATTTAAGGTGGTATTTAAGGTGGATATAACAGATTTAAGGTGGATTTAAAGTAGATTTAATGGGATTTGGGGTTTAGAGAATTTAAGGTGGTATTTAAGGTGGATTTAAGATGGGGTTAAGGAGATTCAGGTGGTCTTCAAGGAGAATTTAAGGTGGTATTCATGGTgaatttaaaatggataaaaggtggAATTAAGTTGGTGATTAACAGATGTATGGCGgtatttaaaacagatttaagcTGAATATAAGATTATATTTAAGGCAGATTTAAGGCAGCACTGAAAATGGATTTAGGGTGATATTTAAGGTGACATTTAAAGTGGATTCAAGTTGCATTTCAGGTGGTATTTAGGGTGGATTTAAGGCGGTATTTAAGATGGATTTACGATGATATTTAAGGTGACATTAAAAGTGGATTCAAAGGGTACTTAAGGTGGATTTAAGTTGCATATCAGGTAGTATTTAGGGTGGATTTAAGGCGGTATTGAAGATGTATGCAAGATATATTTAAGGTGGTATTTAAGATGGACTTCAAGTGGATTTAAGATGGCATTTAGGGTAGAATTAAGGTGGTATTTCAAGGGGATTCAAGATAGTATTTAACATGGGCTGTAAGGTGTATTTAAGGAGGTATTTAAGGTGGTATTACACTTTAATAGAATTTAATACACCAATATTTCAAGGAACTTGTCTATAAAGCTCCAGGTTTTCTTGGATACAAATGAACCATGGCTCTGTATTTGTATATCTTTACTCTTTGCTATTTCCCAGTGTAAAATGTTTATGATATCTCACATGAAAACCATAAACATCTGATATGAAGGTTATTTGGTAGCTTACAGGGAAGCCCATGTCCGTGAGCTGCTTGATCAGTCGGTTCATGATCCAAACTTCATCCTGTTTGGTTGGGATTTTCCcctgagaagagaaaaaaaacccacacacaaatcattaataaatgaataaataataattgaataaataaaaattaaatgcttACAATgaatagaataaataaagaactttaaaacatataatatttttataataaatactagCAGTTGATTCTTCATATTCGACATAATGAATcatactttataaataaataaagattatgaaTTTAAACTTAAGTGACCGAACAAACatttgataattaattaatgaacaattaatgaaagaatgaattgaTCTGCATTGAGAAGAACCTCCAGtggtattaataataaataaattaaatagatAATATCAAAATAAAGTTCCTATATTGAAGATACTATCtttaaaaagtgctgttttcctgttttctatTTTTGAGCAGTACtttaacaaaaaacaattaattaattaattagttaaaccAATTAACCCAATATGTTGCTGTTTGATGTTAATTGAGATGTGTAAATGGCTCGTACCTTCTGTAGGCCTTTCTTGGGCTGATTCCAGGAACTACAGGAAGAAGTGTTGTCCTGGGAGGTGGGGCTAGTCCACATGTCCCCATCCTCAGCATCCCATTGGCTGCTGCTAACGCTGATCTCCTCCCCGCCGGACCCCCAGCTGTCTTGCATAGATTTGGGggctgtgggaaaaaaaaagagcaaaatcaaaaattctttttaaaaacaagaaaacaatgaCTTTACAATGTCATAGATATGCAGTCCAACCACTAGGGGTTAGTAAGgttcaaaaacaacattaccAATTTTTTACCAATTTTACCATTTTTACCAATATTTCTAAAGCttgtaaaatcacacacacattaacttTAACACAAATTAAGAAGTTGATACATTCCCAGAATCCCAGATCTCACCTGGTTTGGAGGTTCCTGAGCCTCTGCCGAAGGTTCCACTGGATTCGTGGCTGTTTTCTCCCCAGACTCCGGCGGCTTTGGGGGACTTCACCCAGGCAGCAGTGCCGTTATCCACCGTGGGGCTCGAGGAATCCGGTTCCCCCCAGGACTCAGATTTGGGCTGAACATTGGGGAGCTCCCCCCAGCCTACAAATAAACAGTCTGTTTACTAGCTAGCAGTGAAGGTTGTCATATTGTTCTGGGCTGTTTAGATATCTAATCTTTATTTTTAGcataataaacaatattttggcAAACATGTCTGGAGATTCTCCTAATTAAAAAGGAAGGTGATGCACCAGAGAAGGTACAATTGCCactggaaaaacattttaagtatttttcCAGTGTAAACAAGTCATTTTGAACCGAATAGACAACAAATGGTTAAGAGTACTCCTTAAAACTTTTCACGTGTTTTCACGTCAATTACGCAATTCTTTGTTCGTTAATGCAGAAACaacgtttttaaaaaaaaaataccagtaAGCCTGAATGagcctgaaatgaaaaaaaaaaatactagaaaTGAAAACTTTCTCCGTGGCCTGGCACCCGAATATTTGTTTGCATCGttctgcagggaaaaaaaaaagtagtaacACAATCTCATAAATGCAGAGTGGAGCACAGAGCCTGCTCTCAGGaggacagaggaaaaaaaaatacagacagcaAACGTCTTTGTCTGCCATCGCTCCTGAACGCTgccaagaacagaaatagaAAGCTTTCATGGGGCCGGGAGCAGGGCCCGAGGGCCGATTCTGTCAAGCCAAACACAAGGCGGACGTGTCTTTTTAACTGCAGGACGCAGGCCAGCTGGCAGCGAAGCAGTGCAGAATGCATGCCATCACATGGTTCTGTTAAAGCTCTGAAACAGAACTCCTGCATCAAGCTCACTCCTGACAGCCAGGCTAGTGCCAGCTCTGGGGAAAGAGCTCCTTCAAGCTCTcattacattcacacacacacacacacacaggagattTTTTGTAGCTTACTTCAGATTTATATCATGTGACTGCTGAACTCtggattctgactggtcaggagatgttcattaattttctataacagcagctctgacagtagtgcagctgcaaatcacaggtttatattaatgtgctcgttctaatacgttattgtttatatagtaacatttcattcacaaggaatcgttgatatggtgaagttttctgtacggaaggagtctccagtgtcagtgctttgtaacagtcagaggaaaagctgtaactttaacttgtCTGacaccttcaggacagaggagtttacggtttattccttacttagcaaACTAGTGACACTGTAATTGTGCTATTCGGTACACAATGATTTCGCTTTCTAAACCAAAACATATAACTTCACTTACTTGGGTTCACCTTGGGCATCCTATTTTGAGGAGGTCCTAGCTGGTTAGGAGAACCATTGCTTTTGCCGTCAGAGTGGTTCGGAGTCTGACTGTGGCTGTGGTGGTTAGGCCCTGTATGGTTGATGCTGTTGCCCCCATTGTTGCTGGTAGCTGGGTTGCCCTGGGAGGAGGGGTTATTTCTGTCCCACATGTTTACACAGGTTCTGTAGGAATTAGGATCTCCCCAAGTGGCAGTTCCATCATCAATCTCCATTTTCCTTCGGATTGAGGAAGGGGAAGGCTCTTCCCAGCCTGTAGCCTCGTCCCCTGGATCCTGCCTTCCTGTAGACCTCCAGCCAGAACCACTCTGCTTCACAGAGTTTGGGCCACCCCAAGACCCCATGGATTCTTGAGGATTCTTTCCACCCCAACCCTGTACAGGACCATTTGGGCGTTGCGAGTCACGCCAATTTTCACCTCCTGGTGGAGCCGCTTTCCCCCAGCCCTTCTGGGTTTCCTTCCAGCTCCCTCCATCTCCATCCCAAGAGGAAGTACGTGAACCTTCCATCCTCCCTTCTGAAGGCTCTCCCCAATCTCCACTTGCACAATTTCCCCAGCCTGAGGAAGAACTATGCccatttcctccaggttgtGCCTTTACTTGGGAAGGACCATCATCCCAGGTTGAAGACTTGTCCTCTGATCCCCAAAACTGGCCACTAGAACCATTGGTGCTGGGGCCATCTGGCACTGGCTCACCCCAACTACCAACAGAGCCATTGGACACTTTCTTATTAGCAGGTGGCTCTCCCCACCCAGTGCTTGCTTGATTTGTTGGTGAGGATGATCCTCCCCAGCGTGGTGTTGGCATAACTCGAGAAAGCCCCTCAGTCTTGCTCCCAGAGTCCATCCTAGGAGGTACATTTAGGTTGGGATTGGCACATCCTGCATGAGGTGGTGATCCAGTTGAAGGTGCATTAGAGGAAGTACCCCAAGCTTCAGTGCCACCCTCATCCTTGGAGCCAAGATTTTCATCCATTTCCCAGACTGTATGCTGCCGGACAGGGGTTTGTCCCCAGCCGGAGTTGCACAGCACACGAGGATCTAGGTCCTGCCTTGGCAGAAGTGGAACATCCATACTGGAGGACCTTTCTCTCTGACTTTCACGTCCTTCACTGCTGTCCTTGCTACCTTCGCTGCCTGGAGCATCAGTCCCCCAGGAATTCATTGACTCCTGAGTGGGACCATCATTTGCATCCCACCTGGTACCTTCGGTGCTTGACTGTTTGCTCCAATGGCCCCAGTTTGCCTCACCTCCCCCCTGTCCCCAAGAGGAGATGCCACCAGAATCCCAGCCTGAGTCTTTTGATTCTCCACTCTTGGCGTCTCCATTACCCCACCGAGCAGTACCATCTTCAGTGGCTGGCTCAGTGGGTGACTGACTCATATTTCTCCCCCAACCATCAGCAGGGCTCATTGGCTCTGTTTTAGTGTTCAATCCATCAGTTTTAAGGTTCGGGGGCTCCATGCTGAAAGTCATGCTTTTTGGGGACTGGTGCTGCTCCGGGGTGTCTGGGTTTCCCCAAGCACAGTCTCCTACAAGGTTTCCATTTCCATTGGTGCCTTGAATAGGTGCGACGCCTCCTGGGCCGCAGACATTGGATGGGACTGAACTTGACCCACCCATACCCCCAGGCCTGGTCCCCACCCCTGGGCCATCATGTCCGAGTACGGGCCACGCGGCAGGGTTAGCGCTGGGGTTCAAGTTTATATTTGAAGAGCCCCAATTGGACTGGCCTCTGGTACCCATGGACAAATCAGGTTTGCCCTCAGAGGCCCAACCCCTGTTGGGGCCACCCTGACTAGAGAACATACTTGAGGAGTGATTAACACTGGCTTTGCTGATTGGGTAGTGGCTGTGTTGGCTAGCTCCTGTAGCCATACTCATGCTGCTATTCACGACTGCTGACGTGTCAGCATCCAATACACATTCTAATGACTCTGGGGAACTGGAAGTCCGAGTTTCAGTGTCCTTTTCATCAATAATCACTTGATTCGAATTGGTACAGCTGCTGCGGGTGGTGGTTGGATTGCCCCAAAGCAAATTCTCATGCTGGGCTCCCAGGCCACTCTGATTGGGCAGCACTGTAAAGACAGGAAAAAGCAAAAAGATGATAAGACATCTTGATAACAGGTGTGTACACACAAGCCATGTTTACATGCAGCCTATTTAATAATTCATGAGTAATCTGAACAACAGATTATACAATTTAATCAGAACGGAGTAATCTGCAAGAAATTTCAACCTAATCAAACTGCTCAACAGTAAGTCACATTTAAGAATCAAACAATCAGGTAAAATAAAGCTACAGATTACagataataagaaaataattgtgAGGCTCAAAGATTACTAAAATTAACCTGGGAATGTTCCTAGGTCCTGGGAATCTGCAACTGGAATAATTTTAACTGGATTGACAAAACCTCAGCCTGAGAACTAGTGAAAACACTTCCCTTTAGCATAGAAAAAAGTATCTGACAGTGATCTATGGCTTTTTCCTTCCACTACACCAGATATTTGTCATACACGCCTAGCTTTTTTCCAGATTATTGCAATGCTCCCTGGACCGTGTCACTGGTCATATTAGATGAAGCACATCcatgtatataatattacacaTCTTTAGAAGCATCTGGAAAAGAAGCGCCATTACTCATTTTCGCCAGACCTGCAAGGAAAGCTGAAGTGGAAATGGAGGTTCATTTATTTGCATGAAACCGAGAGCAGTCCCTCATCCATCATTCCCCACACTCCGCTAGCTCGCTATAAAACTCAGAACCACATCGCTACTGTAGATCACCGTAGGGTTGGAGAACTCAGAATCGACGTGTAGTTTACTTCTCAGGCAGCGTAATCAATCATGAGACAGCAGGTAATCAATAGTGTTGTGAAATGATGGCGGAAAACAGGCTGGAAGGCATTGATCTTGGAATGCAAATGCAACCGAGGCTTTCGCTCTGCTACTGAGAGCGTGTTTACTTCCCAAAAGGCAA
This window harbors:
- the tnrc6c2 gene encoding trinucleotide repeat-containing gene 6C protein isoform X1, whose amino-acid sequence is MSMATGASQHSHYPISKASVNHSSSMFSSQGGPNRGWASEGKPDLSMGTRGQSNWGSSNINLNPSANPAAWPVLGHDGPGVGTRPGGMGGSSSVPSNVCGPGGVAPIQGTNGNGNLVGDCAWGNPDTPEQHQSPKSMTFSMEPPNLKTDGLNTKTEPMSPADGWGRNMSQSPTEPATEDGTARWGNGDAKSGESKDSGWDSGGISSWGQGGGEANWGHWSKQSSTEGTRWDANDGPTQESMNSWGTDAPGSEGSKDSSEGRESQRERSSSMDVPLLPRQDLDPRVLCNSGWGQTPVRQHTVWEMDENLGSKDEGGTEAWGTSSNAPSTGSPPHAGCANPNLNVPPRMDSGSKTEGLSRVMPTPRWGGSSSPTNQASTGWGEPPANKKVSNGSVGSWGEPVPDGPSTNGSSGQFWGSEDKSSTWDDGPSQVKAQPGGNGHSSSSGWGNCASGDWGEPSEGRMEGSRTSSWDGDGGSWKETQKGWGKAAPPGGENWRDSQRPNGPVQGWGGKNPQESMGSWGGPNSVKQSGSGWRSTGRQDPGDEATGWEEPSPSSIRRKMEIDDGTATWGDPNSYRTCVNMWDRNNPSSQGNPATSNNGGNSINHTGPNHHSHSQTPNHSDGKSNGSPNQLGPPQNRMPKVNPSWGELPNVQPKSESWGEPDSSSPTVDNGTAAWVKSPKAAGVWGENSHESSGTFGRGSGTSKPAPKSMQDSWGSGGEEISVSSSQWDAEDGDMWTSPTSQDNTSSCSSWNQPKKGLQKGKIPTKQDEVWIMNRLIKQLTDMGFPRDPAEEALRSNNMNLDQAMSALLEKKSDGEKRGMRTLLCRPPNLSKDSSLDRTAFLDKDGGLSDDTPTSPFIHSPGLKLTNSSLPSHGMGGVSPGLMQNMNSRQMNGMFGSNGAAQSRAPPPQALNSAHHPPLRAQVPQFLSPQVQAQLLQFAAKNIGLNPALLTSPINPQQMTLLYQLQQLQMAYQRLQIQQQMMQAQRNVSGPIRQQEQQVARTISNMQQQIQQHQRQLAQALLMKQQQQQQQHQASSAHSYPSLSKPNLDTFPGNSQASSGLSMSDLHTKEPHTSPSSFSSYPLSGLNGSVGVGCMDALKDTQPQPQSRLSQWTHTSSIDSISTTTSPSAPSSSHAANIKPVMEDSFSPYNLMSSCQSPSSPLGAPESWPPGKNTKDKMANGSNVNWPPEFCPGVPWKGLQNIDPESDPNVTPGSVSGCPTINTNIQDVNRYLLRDRNGGKLLDMKSTWSTGSVSHTQASLSNEMWKIPVGGRSSGTVPRPPPGLTNNKHNSNWTPGLLSNSWSRDYSSESTGWNSDSSSRTSSWLVLRNLTPQIDGSTLRTLCMQHGPLITFHLSLPQGNALVRYSSKEEAAKAQKSLHMCVLGNTTILAEFAGEEEVTRFFSQAQSFPPSGSSTHPALGQWGTSTTKGGSNPGGGANGSGAELLWGGVQQPYSSLWGPINGEESRVMGSPVPVNTLLPGDLLNGENM